The following are encoded together in the Variovorax sp. PBS-H4 genome:
- the sbcB gene encoding exodeoxyribonuclease I: MTTKHTFLWHDYETFGAVPRRDRPAQFAAIRTDAELNEVGEPMMVYCKPAPDYLPSPESCLITGITPQLCLERGVPEHQFAAQIEAAFSQPGTIGVGYNTIRFDDEVTRFLFWRNLIDPYAREWQDDCGRWDLLDVVRLCYALRPEGIEWPKKQDGSQSFKLEDLARANGLLHEAAHDALSDVRATIALARLIRARQPKLFDFALGLHKKDRVAAELGLPAMRETARPFLHVSGMFPAERGCLAVMWPLASHPTNKNELLAWDLAHDPSELRDLDVSTLRLRLFTRSADLPEGVLRLPLKGVHLNKSPMVVGNLKTLAPAMAMRWGIDLDVAMRHAALAAALPDMSAIWPQVYERPREEAPDVDEDLYGGFVGNGDRRRLTQLHGLSPAELARSRTGFDDPRLEELVFRYRARNFPETLDAEEAGRWEAHRVARLLEGEGGARNVDQLFAEIDALAETADERGEEILGALYEYAEAIAPSI; the protein is encoded by the coding sequence TTGACGACAAAGCACACTTTTCTTTGGCACGACTACGAGACCTTCGGCGCTGTGCCGCGGCGCGACCGGCCTGCGCAATTCGCCGCCATCCGCACGGACGCCGAGCTCAACGAAGTCGGCGAGCCGATGATGGTCTATTGCAAGCCTGCGCCCGACTACCTGCCGAGCCCGGAGTCCTGCCTGATCACCGGCATCACGCCGCAGCTGTGCCTCGAGCGTGGGGTGCCCGAGCACCAGTTCGCCGCACAGATCGAAGCGGCGTTCTCACAGCCCGGCACCATCGGCGTGGGCTACAACACCATCCGCTTCGACGATGAAGTGACGCGCTTCCTGTTCTGGCGCAACCTCATCGATCCGTACGCGCGCGAATGGCAAGACGACTGCGGCCGCTGGGACCTGCTCGATGTGGTGCGCCTGTGCTATGCGCTTCGGCCCGAAGGCATCGAGTGGCCGAAGAAGCAAGACGGCTCGCAGAGCTTCAAACTGGAAGACCTGGCGCGCGCCAACGGGCTGCTGCACGAGGCGGCGCACGATGCGCTGTCGGACGTGCGCGCCACCATCGCGCTCGCGCGGCTCATTCGCGCGCGCCAGCCCAAGCTTTTCGATTTCGCGCTCGGGTTGCACAAGAAGGACCGCGTCGCCGCGGAGCTCGGCCTGCCCGCCATGCGCGAGACGGCGCGGCCCTTCCTGCACGTCTCCGGCATGTTCCCGGCCGAACGTGGCTGCCTGGCCGTGATGTGGCCGCTGGCAAGCCATCCGACCAACAAGAACGAGCTGCTCGCCTGGGACCTTGCGCACGACCCGAGCGAGCTGCGCGACCTGGACGTTTCGACCCTGCGCCTGCGTCTCTTCACGCGCAGCGCCGATCTGCCTGAAGGCGTGCTGCGCCTGCCGCTGAAGGGCGTGCATCTCAACAAGTCGCCGATGGTGGTCGGCAACCTCAAGACCCTGGCGCCTGCCATGGCAATGCGCTGGGGCATCGACCTCGACGTGGCGATGCGCCACGCGGCGCTCGCGGCCGCCTTGCCCGACATGAGCGCGATCTGGCCGCAGGTCTACGAGCGGCCGCGTGAAGAAGCGCCCGATGTCGACGAGGACCTCTATGGCGGCTTCGTCGGCAACGGCGACCGGCGCCGGCTCACGCAATTGCACGGCCTGTCGCCGGCCGAGCTCGCCCGCTCGCGCACCGGCTTCGACGACCCGCGGCTGGAAGAGCTGGTGTTCCGCTATCGTGCCCGCAACTTTCCGGAAACGCTGGATGCCGAAGAGGCCGGACGCTGGGAAGCACACCGCGTGGCGCGCCTGCTCGAAGGCGAGGGTGGGGCGCGCAACGTCGATCAGCTCTTCGCCGAGATCGATGCGTTGGCCGAGACAGCCGACGAGCGGGGAGAGGAGATTCTGGGTGCCCTCTACGAATACGCCGAGGCCATCGCGCCTTCGATCTGA
- a CDS encoding amidohydrolase family protein: MLDLLVHDATLPDGRGGMSIAVQDGRIAEVTVGLHAPAHETLDAQGLLVAPHFVDPHFHMDATLSYGLPRVNQSGTLLEGIALWGELKPLLTAEALIERAMAYCDWAVAKGLLAIRTHVDTSDPSLLAVDALLEVKKRVAPYLTLQLVAFPQDGVLRTPGGVDSLKRALDKGVDVVGGIPHFERTMAEGAASVKLLCELAAERDLPVDMHCDESDDPLSRHIETLAFEAQRLGLQGRVTGSHCTSMHSMDNYYVSKLLPLIAEAGVGVVANPLINITLQGRHDTYPRRRGMTRVPELMAQGVNVAFGHDCVMDPWYGMGSGDMLEVAHMGLHVAQMTSQQGIRQCFDAVTANAAKVLGLSGYGLEAGCDASFVLLQARDSVEAIRLRAPRLKVWRQGRLLAETPAATAALHLPGRPAATGWMQPRT; encoded by the coding sequence ATGCTCGATCTGCTGGTCCACGACGCCACGCTCCCCGATGGGCGCGGCGGCATGTCCATTGCTGTGCAGGACGGCCGCATCGCCGAGGTGACGGTTGGGCTGCATGCACCGGCGCACGAGACGCTCGACGCGCAGGGCCTGCTCGTCGCGCCGCATTTCGTCGATCCGCACTTCCACATGGACGCAACGCTGAGCTACGGCTTGCCGCGAGTCAACCAAAGCGGCACGCTGCTCGAAGGCATTGCGCTGTGGGGCGAGCTCAAGCCGCTGCTCACCGCCGAGGCGCTGATCGAACGCGCCATGGCCTATTGCGACTGGGCGGTGGCCAAGGGCCTGCTCGCGATCCGCACCCATGTGGACACCAGCGACCCGAGCCTGCTCGCGGTCGACGCCCTGCTCGAGGTCAAGAAGCGCGTGGCGCCCTACCTCACGCTGCAGCTGGTCGCCTTCCCGCAGGACGGCGTCCTGCGCACACCGGGCGGCGTGGACAGCCTGAAGCGCGCGCTCGACAAGGGCGTGGACGTGGTCGGCGGTATCCCGCACTTCGAGCGCACCATGGCCGAGGGTGCCGCCAGCGTGAAGCTGCTGTGCGAGCTCGCCGCCGAGCGCGACCTCCCGGTGGACATGCACTGCGACGAGTCGGACGACCCGCTCTCGCGCCACATCGAGACCCTGGCCTTCGAGGCGCAGCGGCTCGGGCTGCAAGGGCGCGTGACGGGCTCGCACTGCACCTCCATGCACTCGATGGACAACTACTACGTGAGCAAGCTGCTGCCGCTGATCGCCGAGGCCGGCGTCGGCGTGGTCGCCAATCCGCTGATCAACATCACCCTGCAGGGGCGGCACGACACCTACCCCAGGCGCCGTGGCATGACGCGCGTGCCCGAGCTGATGGCGCAGGGCGTGAACGTGGCCTTCGGTCACGACTGCGTGATGGATCCGTGGTACGGCATGGGATCGGGCGACATGCTGGAGGTGGCGCACATGGGGCTGCACGTGGCACAAATGACCAGTCAACAGGGCATCCGCCAGTGCTTCGACGCAGTGACGGCGAATGCCGCGAAGGTGCTCGGGCTCTCGGGCTACGGCCTGGAGGCGGGCTGCGACGCGAGCTTCGTGCTGCTGCAGGCGCGCGATTCCGTCGAGGCGATCCGGCTGCGCGCGCCGCGGCTCAAGGTCTGGCGCCAGGGCCGGCTGCTGGCGGAGACGCCGGCCGCGACGGCGGCGCTTCATCTGCCGGGCCGGCCCGCCGCGACGGGCTGGATGCAGCCGCGGACCTGA
- the cls gene encoding cardiolipin synthase: MILPELSQEWKTGLSLAWSGYIAVLSVWIVMQKRAPVSTMSWILSLALLPFAGFLIYYFLGPQRLKKQRLKRLRSRAIAQAPADVASLRAAAERAPPALRQMAALGTAACGLPVSSATAADLLSGGARTFDAIFEAIREARDHVHLEYYIYEPDNTGTALRDLLIERARSGVTVRLLLDALGSKRIGRRFMAPMLEAGIEVALFHDTRVGRRLRPVTNYRTHRKIVVCDGRVGFTGGVNITDEEDRRIRADAYHDAHLRIEGSAVRWLQTTFLEDWTYATGEDPRRIDHALDVLLPRLPGQEGAGDIPVQIVTSGPDSGLEAIHRMHVAAIHSAARRAWLTTPYFVPGEPGLMALTSAALRGVDVRLLVPRRSDSLIVSAAARSYYDELIAAGVKIWEYKARMLHSKTLVVDDNCAMIGTANFDNRSFRLNFEVCAVIYGPALAEPLAAQFETDLHSAAAVRGQRRQSFPRRLGDATARLFSPLL; encoded by the coding sequence TTGATCCTCCCCGAGCTCAGCCAGGAATGGAAGACCGGCCTCTCCCTCGCGTGGAGCGGGTATATCGCCGTGCTTTCCGTCTGGATCGTGATGCAGAAGCGCGCGCCCGTCTCGACGATGAGCTGGATCCTCTCGCTGGCGTTGTTGCCCTTCGCGGGCTTCCTCATCTACTACTTTCTCGGGCCCCAGCGGCTGAAGAAGCAGCGCCTCAAGCGGCTGCGCAGCCGCGCCATCGCCCAGGCGCCTGCCGACGTGGCGAGCCTGCGCGCGGCGGCCGAGCGCGCACCGCCGGCATTGCGCCAGATGGCCGCGCTCGGCACCGCAGCCTGCGGGCTTCCGGTATCGAGCGCGACCGCCGCAGACCTGTTGTCGGGCGGCGCCCGTACTTTCGATGCCATCTTCGAGGCGATTCGCGAGGCGCGCGACCACGTCCATCTCGAGTACTACATCTACGAGCCCGACAACACGGGCACCGCGCTGCGCGACCTGCTGATCGAACGGGCTCGAAGTGGCGTGACCGTGCGCCTGCTGCTCGATGCGCTGGGCTCCAAGCGCATCGGGCGCCGCTTCATGGCGCCCATGCTCGAGGCCGGGATCGAAGTCGCGCTGTTCCACGACACCCGCGTCGGCCGGCGACTGCGGCCGGTAACCAACTACCGCACCCACCGCAAGATCGTGGTGTGCGACGGCCGCGTGGGCTTCACGGGCGGCGTCAACATCACCGACGAGGAAGATCGCCGCATCAGGGCCGATGCCTACCACGATGCCCACCTTCGCATCGAAGGCAGCGCGGTTCGCTGGCTGCAGACCACCTTCCTCGAGGACTGGACCTATGCCACCGGCGAGGACCCGCGCCGCATCGATCACGCGCTCGATGTCCTGCTGCCGCGCCTGCCGGGGCAGGAGGGCGCGGGCGACATCCCGGTGCAGATCGTCACCAGCGGCCCCGACAGCGGTCTCGAAGCCATCCATCGCATGCACGTCGCGGCCATCCATTCGGCCGCGCGCCGGGCCTGGCTCACAACGCCGTACTTCGTGCCCGGCGAACCCGGCCTGATGGCGCTGACCAGCGCTGCACTTCGCGGCGTGGACGTTCGCCTGCTGGTGCCGCGCCGCAGCGATTCGCTCATCGTGAGCGCTGCGGCGCGCTCCTACTACGACGAGCTGATCGCCGCCGGCGTCAAGATCTGGGAGTACAAGGCGCGCATGCTGCATTCCAAGACGCTGGTGGTGGACGACAACTGCGCGATGATCGGCACCGCCAACTTCGACAATCGCAGCTTCAGGCTCAATTTCGAGGTGTGTGCCGTGATCTACGGCCCGGCGCTCGCCGAACCTCTTGCGGCGCAGTTCGAGACCGACCTGCACAGTGCTGCTGCGGTCCGCGGACAGCGGCGCCAGAGTTTCCCGCGTCGTCTCGGCGATGCAACTGCCCGGCTGTTTTCACCGCTTCTCTAG
- a CDS encoding ABC transporter permease translates to MRLERRHETSRAALLLAPVGAVGFTLLVSALLVLWAGAPVGRTYALLLQGGFGSVFAWSETLTRATPLILTGLAATVAFKARLFNIGAEGQFYGGALAAVAVGGLHGGTGFALPPWLLFPLMMAAAASVGALLLLGPALMKNRLGVDEVVTTLLMNFIVLLAVSALLDGPMKDPTAMGWPQSVSLQPELELSRMIAQTRVHTGLLWAGALAVLAWILFKYTVAGFDIRALGANARAAAFAGVPVTRTVVLVALISGALAGLAGAIEVAGRTSYVTLDLSPGYGYSGIVIAMLAALHPLGVLAAGVFVAGIQVGADTMSRAIGVPTYIADVIVAASLIAVLVATLLTQYRLRWK, encoded by the coding sequence ATGAGGCTGGAGCGCCGCCACGAGACGTCGCGCGCCGCGCTGCTGCTGGCGCCCGTCGGCGCGGTCGGCTTCACGCTGCTGGTCAGCGCGCTGCTGGTGCTCTGGGCCGGTGCGCCGGTGGGCCGCACCTATGCGCTGCTGCTGCAGGGGGGCTTCGGCTCCGTCTTCGCATGGAGCGAGACGCTGACGCGTGCCACGCCCCTGATCCTCACCGGCCTCGCCGCGACCGTCGCCTTCAAGGCGCGGCTCTTCAACATCGGTGCGGAGGGGCAGTTCTACGGCGGCGCGCTGGCCGCGGTGGCCGTGGGCGGACTGCACGGCGGCACCGGCTTCGCATTGCCGCCGTGGCTGCTGTTCCCCCTGATGATGGCCGCGGCCGCCAGCGTGGGCGCGCTGCTGCTGCTCGGGCCCGCGTTGATGAAGAACAGATTGGGCGTGGACGAGGTGGTGACCACGCTGCTCATGAACTTCATCGTGCTGCTCGCGGTCTCCGCCCTGCTGGACGGACCGATGAAGGACCCGACTGCGATGGGCTGGCCTCAAAGCGTGTCGCTGCAGCCGGAGCTCGAACTGAGCAGGATGATTGCGCAGACCCGCGTCCACACCGGCCTGCTGTGGGCGGGCGCGCTGGCGGTGCTCGCCTGGATCCTGTTCAAGTACACCGTGGCCGGCTTCGACATCCGCGCGCTAGGCGCCAACGCGCGTGCCGCAGCCTTTGCCGGCGTGCCGGTCACGCGTACCGTGGTGCTGGTGGCCTTGATCTCCGGCGCGCTGGCCGGGCTGGCCGGCGCGATCGAGGTCGCGGGCCGCACCAGCTATGTCACGCTGGACCTGTCGCCGGGTTACGGCTACAGCGGCATCGTGATCGCGATGCTGGCCGCGCTGCATCCGCTGGGCGTGCTGGCCGCAGGCGTGTTCGTGGCCGGCATCCAGGTGGGAGCGGACACGATGAGCCGCGCCATCGGCGTGCCCACCTATATCGCCGATGTGATCGTCGCAGCCTCGCTGATCGCGGTGCTGGTCGCCACGCTCCTCACGCAATACAGGCTGCGATGGAAATAG
- a CDS encoding ABC transporter permease, giving the protein MEIADILSNQAFWVAVLRIATPLVFGTLGVLLCERAGVLNLGIEGIMVAGAFAGWLAVYAGAPLWAGVAVAALTGAVFGLLHALLTVGLALSQHVSGLGITLLATALSYYGYRVSFPKVSTPPTVTPFAPMEWLPVPVLDAQTPLTLLALLLVPLLAYVLHRTPLGLALRMVGENPQAAEGQGVSVAAVRTGAIVAGSALMGVAGSFLTLAAFNAFFFNMVNGRGWICVALVVFASWRPGKALLGALLFAFFDALQLRLQQSGDALLPYQLYLMLPYVLSIVALVLVARKAGYPQALMKPYRKGER; this is encoded by the coding sequence ATGGAAATAGCCGACATCCTTTCCAACCAGGCCTTTTGGGTGGCGGTGCTGCGCATTGCCACGCCGCTGGTCTTCGGCACGCTGGGCGTGCTGCTGTGCGAACGCGCGGGGGTGTTGAATCTCGGCATCGAGGGCATCATGGTCGCGGGCGCCTTCGCCGGCTGGCTGGCCGTGTATGCAGGTGCGCCGCTGTGGGCGGGGGTGGCGGTGGCGGCGCTCACCGGCGCGGTCTTCGGGTTGCTGCATGCCTTGCTGACCGTGGGCCTGGCGCTTTCGCAGCATGTGTCGGGCCTGGGCATTACGCTGCTGGCGACGGCGCTCAGCTACTACGGATACCGCGTGAGCTTCCCCAAGGTCAGCACGCCGCCCACGGTCACGCCCTTTGCGCCGATGGAATGGCTGCCCGTCCCGGTGCTCGACGCACAGACCCCGCTGACGCTGCTGGCGTTGCTGCTCGTGCCGCTGCTCGCCTATGTGCTCCACCGCACGCCGCTCGGGCTGGCGCTGCGGATGGTGGGCGAGAACCCGCAGGCGGCCGAGGGCCAGGGCGTGTCGGTCGCGGCCGTGCGCACTGGCGCGATCGTGGCGGGCTCGGCGCTGATGGGCGTGGCGGGGTCCTTCCTGACGCTCGCGGCCTTCAACGCCTTTTTCTTCAACATGGTCAACGGCCGCGGCTGGATCTGCGTGGCGCTGGTGGTGTTCGCCTCGTGGCGGCCGGGCAAGGCGTTGCTGGGCGCGCTGCTGTTCGCCTTTTTCGACGCGCTGCAGCTGCGGCTGCAACAATCGGGCGACGCGCTGTTGCCCTACCAGCTATACCTCATGCTGCCCTATGTACTGTCGATCGTGGCGCTGGTGCTGGTGGCGCGCAAGGCGGGATATCCGCAGGCGCTGATGAAGCCTTATCGCAAGGGAGAACGCTAG
- a CDS encoding ABC transporter ATP-binding protein, which yields MLRLRGITKRFGTLVANDAISLELGAGEVLALLGENGAGKSTLMSILFGHYTADEGAIEVFGRPLAPGQPKAALAAGIGMVHQHFTLADNLSVLDNVTMGTEPLWRPFSRRGAARARLLEVSQRFGLPVQPEARVGSLSVGERQRVEILKALYRGARILILDEPTAVLTPQESEGLFRTLSQMVADGLSIIFISHKLDEVLRVSHRVAVLRGGKLVAEAPTRETTAAQLALWMVGHAVEGVRRTPARQVGDAVCVLDRVRTAGEGHDRLLDVSLSLRAGEITAVAGVSGNGQAALADLLGGVRRATGGSVQLMGRALPPSPARLVRRGVARIPEDRHAVGVVGDLPIWENAVSERLRSAAFSRWLWVRRAAARAHARRVEQAFDVRGAGLDAPARALSGGNMQKLILGRALLAPDAAQNKTPRLIVAHQPTWGLDIGAVAYVQQQLIAARDAGAAVLLISDDLDEVLALGDRVAVMHGGRLGEPRAASAWTREAIGMAMAGSAG from the coding sequence GTGCTGCGGCTGCGCGGCATCACCAAGCGCTTCGGCACGCTGGTCGCCAACGATGCGATCTCACTCGAGCTCGGTGCCGGCGAGGTGCTTGCGCTGCTGGGCGAGAACGGCGCAGGCAAGTCGACGCTGATGTCGATCCTCTTCGGCCACTACACCGCCGACGAGGGCGCGATCGAAGTCTTCGGCAGGCCGCTCGCGCCCGGCCAGCCCAAGGCGGCGCTGGCCGCGGGGATCGGCATGGTGCACCAACACTTCACGCTGGCCGACAACCTCAGCGTGCTCGACAACGTGACGATGGGGACCGAGCCCTTGTGGCGACCCTTCTCGCGCCGCGGCGCCGCGCGCGCCAGGCTGCTCGAGGTCTCGCAGCGCTTCGGCCTGCCGGTGCAGCCGGAAGCCCGGGTCGGCAGCTTGTCGGTGGGCGAGCGGCAGCGGGTCGAGATCCTCAAGGCGCTGTACCGCGGCGCGCGCATCCTGATCCTCGACGAGCCGACCGCCGTGCTCACGCCGCAGGAAAGCGAAGGGCTGTTCCGCACGCTTTCGCAGATGGTGGCCGACGGGCTCTCCATCATCTTCATCAGCCACAAGCTCGACGAGGTGCTGCGCGTCTCTCACCGCGTGGCCGTCTTGCGCGGCGGCAAGCTGGTCGCCGAGGCGCCGACGCGGGAGACGACGGCCGCGCAGCTGGCGCTCTGGATGGTCGGCCATGCGGTCGAGGGCGTGAGGCGCACGCCGGCGCGGCAGGTGGGCGATGCCGTGTGCGTGCTCGACCGGGTGCGTACCGCCGGCGAAGGGCACGACCGTCTGCTCGATGTCTCGCTGAGCTTGCGGGCGGGCGAGATCACGGCCGTGGCGGGCGTTTCCGGCAACGGCCAGGCCGCGCTGGCGGACCTGCTCGGCGGCGTTCGCCGGGCCACTGGCGGCAGTGTGCAGCTGATGGGCCGGGCCCTGCCCCCCTCGCCTGCCCGGCTGGTTCGGCGGGGGGTGGCCCGCATCCCGGAAGACCGGCACGCCGTCGGCGTGGTGGGCGATCTGCCCATCTGGGAAAACGCGGTGTCGGAGCGGCTGCGCAGTGCGGCCTTCTCGCGCTGGCTCTGGGTGCGGCGCGCCGCGGCGCGTGCCCATGCGCGGCGCGTCGAGCAAGCCTTCGACGTGCGAGGCGCCGGGCTGGACGCGCCCGCGCGCGCGCTCTCGGGCGGCAACATGCAGAAGTTGATCCTCGGGCGGGCGCTGCTGGCGCCGGACGCGGCGCAGAACAAGACCCCGCGCCTGATCGTCGCGCACCAGCCCACCTGGGGCCTGGACATCGGCGCCGTCGCCTATGTCCAGCAGCAGTTGATTGCGGCACGCGATGCCGGCGCCGCGGTGCTGCTGATCTCCGATGACCTGGACGAGGTGCTGGCGCTGGGCGACCGGGTCGCGGTGATGCACGGCGGGCGCCTGGGCGAGCCGCGCGCGGCTTCGGCGTGGACGCGCGAAGCCATCGGAATGGCGATGGCGGGGTCTGCCGGATGA